In Chitinophaga nivalis, a single genomic region encodes these proteins:
- a CDS encoding aspartate aminotransferase family protein: MQHVAQTSDAPLALEIVKAAGMYMWDAKGKQYLDLIAGISVCNIGHCHPAVVKAIQDQAEQYMHLLVYGEFVQSPQVAFATALTRQLPADLNSVFFTNSGAEAIEGAMKLAKRYTGKTEIAAFNRSYHGSTQGALSILGDEYWRNAYRPLLPGIRHLEYNNYESLEQITDKTAAVIAESVQAEGGVIVPQREWIHALRDKCAATGALLILDEVQCGLGRNGTLWAFEQHGITPDILVLGKALGGGMPLGAFIASRDIMWSLTNSPVLGHITTFGGHPVNCAAGLAGFNALLEMDVIKDVKAKGQLFHERLQHPAIKSVRSLGLMMAIEMESFAVNKKVIDYCIEKGVLTDWFLFAPECLRIAPPLIITETEIRHACMIICEALDAVTAE; the protein is encoded by the coding sequence TTGCAGCACGTAGCGCAAACATCTGATGCACCACTCGCATTGGAAATAGTAAAAGCAGCAGGCATGTACATGTGGGATGCAAAGGGCAAACAGTATCTGGATCTGATTGCCGGTATCAGCGTATGTAATATCGGACATTGTCATCCTGCAGTCGTAAAAGCCATACAGGATCAGGCAGAACAATATATGCACCTGCTGGTATACGGAGAATTTGTACAGTCGCCGCAGGTGGCATTTGCCACGGCACTTACCCGGCAGCTACCCGCTGACCTGAATTCCGTATTCTTTACCAATTCCGGTGCGGAAGCGATAGAAGGCGCCATGAAGCTGGCGAAACGTTATACCGGCAAAACAGAGATTGCTGCCTTTAACCGCAGCTATCACGGCTCTACCCAGGGCGCCCTCAGCATCCTGGGCGATGAATACTGGCGGAATGCCTACCGGCCATTGTTGCCCGGTATCCGGCACCTGGAATATAACAACTACGAATCCCTGGAACAGATTACAGATAAAACCGCTGCCGTGATTGCAGAAAGTGTGCAGGCGGAAGGCGGTGTGATTGTTCCACAACGGGAATGGATACACGCTTTGCGTGATAAATGCGCCGCTACCGGCGCCCTGCTGATACTGGATGAGGTACAGTGCGGCCTGGGACGGAATGGTACTTTGTGGGCATTTGAACAACATGGTATTACACCGGATATTTTGGTACTGGGTAAGGCACTGGGCGGCGGTATGCCACTGGGCGCATTCATTGCTTCCCGCGACATCATGTGGTCGCTCACCAATAGCCCTGTATTGGGCCATATCACTACGTTTGGCGGGCATCCGGTGAATTGTGCCGCGGGCCTGGCTGGCTTCAACGCCCTGCTGGAAATGGATGTGATCAAAGATGTAAAGGCGAAAGGACAGCTCTTCCACGAACGACTGCAACATCCGGCTATTAAATCAGTGCGGTCACTGGGACTGATGATGGCGATAGAAATGGAAAGCTTTGCTGTTAATAAAAAAGTAATCGACTATTGTATCGAAAAAGGTGTGCTTACAGATTGGTTCCTGTTTGCACCGGAGTGTCTGCGTATTGCACCACCATTGATTATTACGGAAACGGAAATCAGACATGCCTGTATGATTATCTGTGAAGCGCTGGATGCCGTAACCGCGGAATAA
- a CDS encoding DUF5686 and carboxypeptidase regulatory-like domain-containing protein has product MAQTFKVSGIVKDAHSQEIIPFATLQFVGTQIGMVSNTDGKYVFELGAIPADSLLVRVMGYNLLKLPVDRSQKEQIINFEVTRSDLSLKVYEIKANVNFALILLKQIVRHKPENNYNRLDNYKYQIYNKLELDMKNLNKVKLSKNRFTKPFSFILDNIDSTSEEKPFLPIFLTESLSDYYYQSKPHKTKEIIKAARTSGIDNESVTKFLGGMYQNINIYENFIPVFDKQFVSPTHHNGAFYYDYKIADTQYVNSQRFIKLNFTPKRKGENTFIGDLWVHDTTYAIQKTTLSVPRDANINFIHKVSLVQEFKQLPDSTWFLYKDKFIADFWAPSPRPGKQIEFIGRKTTSYDEVVIGDTAVTNIFNNKKYPQNIVILDSARKRQDAFWTYNRPDSLSKNEQSIYRMVDTLQKMPLFQKYSNTIRFLATGYKPFGPLEWGPYYYAFSQNRLEGFRLRLDLGTTPKFNKDLYLYGYLAYGFKDEAYKGKISALWLLKRHPRTYVYGAYTRDLDNGTHYYDEVGTDNIFTLAIRKGGIPQKFLMVDEKRVEFFKEYYSGFSHQLSFIHKQVRPFEPLPTADFYPKGVNGRDPLTSAEIELKVRYAFHEEFLEGNYYRVSLGSKFPIAEFKFALGIPGIGRSGQQYERASLSISDYVKLPPFGSFYYNVFGGKIFGTLPYTGLEVHPGNEIYYYNKYAFNMMNRFEFISDQYAGFNIEHTIGNGIFGYIPLIKKLKWRQFWTAKGVIGSLSESNKQLNMNNGYTFKTLQGNPYLELGTGIENIFKFLRVDFIWRVTPAVSPEEPINKRFGVFGSFKLQF; this is encoded by the coding sequence ATGGCGCAGACTTTTAAAGTGAGCGGAATTGTAAAAGATGCGCACTCACAGGAAATCATTCCCTTCGCGACCCTCCAGTTTGTGGGTACACAAATCGGCATGGTGAGTAATACGGATGGGAAATATGTGTTTGAACTCGGTGCGATCCCCGCTGATTCATTACTCGTAAGGGTAATGGGATATAATTTGCTTAAATTGCCCGTTGACCGCAGTCAGAAAGAACAAATAATCAACTTCGAAGTAACCCGTTCCGACCTTTCTTTAAAGGTATATGAAATAAAAGCGAACGTTAACTTCGCACTCATCCTCCTGAAACAAATTGTAAGACATAAACCAGAGAATAATTATAACCGGCTCGATAATTATAAATACCAGATTTATAATAAACTGGAGCTGGATATGAAAAATCTGAACAAGGTAAAATTGAGTAAAAACCGTTTTACCAAACCCTTCTCTTTCATCCTGGATAACATCGACAGTACCTCAGAGGAAAAGCCTTTCCTGCCTATCTTTCTGACGGAATCCCTGTCTGACTATTACTATCAGTCCAAACCCCATAAAACCAAGGAAATCATTAAGGCTGCCCGCACTTCCGGTATTGATAACGAAAGCGTTACCAAATTCCTGGGGGGCATGTATCAGAATATCAACATCTACGAAAACTTTATACCGGTATTTGATAAGCAATTTGTCAGTCCCACGCACCATAACGGCGCTTTCTATTACGACTACAAAATCGCAGATACCCAGTATGTAAATTCACAGCGGTTCATCAAACTCAACTTCACTCCTAAACGAAAAGGGGAGAATACGTTTATTGGTGATCTCTGGGTGCATGATACCACTTATGCGATCCAGAAAACCACACTGTCAGTACCCCGCGATGCGAATATCAACTTCATTCATAAAGTAAGCCTGGTACAGGAATTCAAACAGCTGCCCGACAGCACCTGGTTTCTGTATAAAGATAAATTCATCGCGGATTTCTGGGCGCCCAGTCCGCGACCGGGTAAACAAATTGAATTCATTGGCCGCAAAACTACCAGTTACGATGAAGTCGTGATCGGCGATACCGCCGTTACCAACATCTTCAACAATAAAAAATACCCGCAGAACATCGTCATTCTCGATAGTGCGCGTAAACGGCAGGATGCTTTCTGGACATACAACCGACCGGATAGTCTCAGTAAAAACGAACAAAGTATTTACCGCATGGTAGACACCCTGCAGAAAATGCCGCTGTTCCAGAAGTACTCCAATACCATCCGCTTCCTGGCCACAGGCTATAAACCTTTCGGACCACTGGAGTGGGGGCCTTACTACTATGCCTTCTCTCAGAACCGGCTGGAAGGATTCCGCCTCCGGCTCGACCTGGGTACCACGCCTAAATTCAACAAAGACCTGTACCTCTATGGTTACCTCGCCTATGGTTTCAAAGACGAGGCCTATAAAGGCAAGATCTCCGCATTATGGCTGCTGAAAAGACATCCCCGCACGTATGTGTATGGCGCCTACACCCGCGACCTGGATAACGGCACCCATTACTACGATGAAGTAGGTACCGATAATATCTTTACACTGGCTATCCGTAAAGGCGGAATACCGCAGAAGTTCTTAATGGTAGATGAAAAAAGAGTAGAATTTTTCAAGGAATACTACAGTGGTTTTTCTCATCAGCTATCTTTCATACACAAACAGGTAAGACCATTTGAACCTTTGCCTACAGCAGATTTTTATCCCAAAGGTGTCAATGGCCGTGATCCGCTGACTTCTGCAGAAATAGAACTGAAAGTCCGGTATGCTTTTCATGAAGAATTCCTGGAGGGCAATTATTACCGCGTTAGCTTAGGCAGTAAATTCCCCATTGCTGAATTTAAATTTGCACTGGGCATCCCAGGTATAGGACGCAGCGGACAGCAGTACGAGCGCGCTTCCCTGAGCATCTCAGACTATGTGAAGCTGCCACCGTTTGGCTCTTTCTACTACAATGTTTTCGGTGGAAAAATTTTCGGCACCCTGCCGTATACCGGACTGGAAGTACATCCGGGCAACGAAATTTACTACTATAACAAATATGCCTTTAACATGATGAACCGTTTTGAGTTCATCAGTGATCAATACGCCGGTTTCAATATAGAACACACGATCGGCAATGGTATCTTTGGTTATATTCCGCTCATCAAAAAGCTGAAATGGCGGCAGTTCTGGACAGCCAAAGGGGTTATTGGTTCACTCTCTGAATCCAATAAACAACTGAACATGAACAACGGTTATACCTTTAAAACCCTGCAGGGAAATCCTTATCTGGAATTAGGTACCGGTATTGAAAATATTTTCAAATTCCTGCGGGTAGATTTCATCTGGCGGGTAACCCCGGCGGTATCTCCGGAAGAACCGATCAACAAACGTTTTGGTGTATTCGGCAGTTTCAAGTTACAGTTCTAA
- a CDS encoding winged helix-turn-helix domain-containing protein: MNPIGNLNKIFESRIRLGVMSILMVNDEVNFNDLKQMLEVTDGNLASHLNTLEENGYLKVHKGFIGRKTNTTYAITSAGEKAFKGHLVALEYMIKFTK, encoded by the coding sequence ATGAACCCGATAGGTAACTTAAACAAAATATTCGAAAGCCGTATACGCCTCGGCGTGATGAGTATATTGATGGTAAACGATGAGGTAAATTTTAACGACCTTAAACAGATGCTGGAGGTAACAGATGGTAACCTGGCCTCCCACCTCAATACACTGGAAGAAAACGGCTATCTGAAAGTACATAAAGGCTTTATTGGGCGTAAAACCAATACTACCTACGCTATTACCAGCGCCGGGGAAAAAGCCTTTAAAGGGCACCTGGTGGCCCTGGAATACATGATCAAATTCACGAAATAA